DNA sequence from the Bernardetia sp. genome:
GAGGAGATAGTCTTTTTAATAGAATAGTTCCTTTTATAAACAATACAGGATTATCAAAGCAACAAGACAAAATTATTTCACATAGCTATTTAGGTTTGAGCGAAATGAGAATATATGATGATAAAATAAATTTTATTGCCGAAACATATTCTATATATGGTACTCTATCATTATATAAAGAAAAGGTTTATAGACAGGGATATTCTGTATTAGGAGTAATTTTACAAGGAAAAAACTACCTTGATTTTTTTGAGTTCGAACAAAATGGAAAGCTAGTATATAGTGCTGCAAGAAAGTTTAGCTACAAAGAATACAACCAAAACTCATTTCAAGGTTTTGCAGGAGATTCTCATGTATATAATGATACGCTGTATGTAGAAGATAAGTGTTTTTGTATTGAAGAGAATTAATTTGCGTATAATGAGCATTCAAAACGGACAATTAATCATTTATAATTTACTACTAATCATTAAAAACCTAGTGCATTCTATCTCCACGAAGTTCTAAACTTTGCATAATTTCGGTTTCGTGGTCTAAAAACTCTTGCCAGCGTTTATCTACTTTTTCTTTTGGTAAAAATTCTTTCGCCAACGAAATAAAAACAGTATAGTGGCGAGCTTCCGACACCATCAGTTCACGATAAAATTTCTTTAACTCTTCATCTTCCATTGTATTAGAAAGCATTTTAAAACGCTCACAGCTTCGTGCTTCTATGAGTGCATTGACTAAAAGATTATCTAAAAGACGCATTTCTTCACTTCCACCTTTCACCATAAAGTTACGGAGCTTTAGGGCATATTCATCTTTGCGTTTTTCTCCTAAGGTGTGTCCTCGTTTTTTGAGTTGTTCCAACACCATTTCAAAATGTGACCATTCTTCGGCTACAATTGGTGTAAGCGTTTCGACAAGTTTTGGATAGTTATTATAAGTAACAATCAGAGAGATACAAGAAGAAGCTGCCTTTTGCTCACAATAAGCATGGTCTGTCAAAATAGCTTCAATACTTTCTTGTGCTAGTTCTGTCCAGCGAGGGTCGGTTGGGAGTTGAAGGTGTAACATCTTTCAAATGATAAATTGTGAGTAATAAAGTAAGTGAACAGATTTGAATACTTATATTTTTACAGCACTCAAATATGTCCAAACTATAAATAAAAGTTGCAATGGAATTCTAAACCATAAATAAGACAGTCCATATCCATCGTAAGAAGCTTTTTGCAAATCAACTTGTTTGATGGCAGCATAAATATTTGCAGGTAACAAAATTACAAAAAAGACAATAAGAATCCATGCTGAATATGTTTTCCAGTTGGGAATAAGTAGTCCAATACCCAGCATAACTTCTAATAAGCCTGTAAAATAAACTAATTCCGTTTTAAAGGGCAGTATAGAGGGTAACATCATTGTCATTCCCTTTGTAAAAACAAAATGACTAACAGCAGTAAAGCATAACATAATACACATCGCTATTCGTGCTGCCAATGCAATGTTATAAGTTTTATTAGAAATGTATAGAATGAAGATGGAAAATATAAAAGCAACAAATAAAACTACTAATGGCTTCATAGAAAGGTTATTTAAAGTTTGGTAGGTATTTAGTTTACAAATATCCTATTCTAAGAAGAGCCAAACAATGAACCTAGGTTAAGAAATTCGTTTGCGAATACGGCTTAGAGCTTGTGGTGTGATTCCTATATAAGAAGCTATATATTTTAAAGGAATATGTTGTAATAAATGAGGTTGTTCCAAAAATAGGTTCAAATAACGTTGTTCTGCACTTTCATTTAATAATGATAATTCTCGTTTGGATTTTTTTAAAAACAACTCTTCACTTGCTAATCTTCCAATTTTATTTCCAACATGAGTTTGATTATAAATTTGTTGTAAATCCTTATAAGAGACACTCCAAAGAATTGTATTTGAAAGCGTCTCTACTTGATAATTAGACGGTTTTTGTGTGATAAAAGAATCGTAAGCACTCACAAAATTAGATGCAAAAGCAAATCCGAAGGTAAAATCTTCTATCTCTCTTGGAATATAAAAACGAACAATTCCTTCTTCTATAAACGAAAGATAATTTTCTATTTCACCTAATTTAAGCAAAGTTGTTTTTTTAGAAATCTCCCTTTTCTTTAGCTTTGAGGAAAAGATATTCCAATCTTTTTCAGAAATATCTACCAACTTTTGAAAATATTTTTTTATTTCTATCATCTTAATCGTGTACTCAATTTACAATTTCTCC
Encoded proteins:
- a CDS encoding tRNA-(ms[2]io[6]A)-hydroxylase, which encodes MLHLQLPTDPRWTELAQESIEAILTDHAYCEQKAASSCISLIVTYNNYPKLVETLTPIVAEEWSHFEMVLEQLKKRGHTLGEKRKDEYALKLRNFMVKGGSEEMRLLDNLLVNALIEARSCERFKMLSNTMEDEELKKFYRELMVSEARHYTVFISLAKEFLPKEKVDKRWQEFLDHETEIMQSLELRGDRMH
- a CDS encoding Crp/Fnr family transcriptional regulator, giving the protein MIEIKKYFQKLVDISEKDWNIFSSKLKKREISKKTTLLKLGEIENYLSFIEEGIVRFYIPREIEDFTFGFAFASNFVSAYDSFITQKPSNYQVETLSNTILWSVSYKDLQQIYNQTHVGNKIGRLASEELFLKKSKRELSLLNESAEQRYLNLFLEQPHLLQHIPLKYIASYIGITPQALSRIRKRIS